In one window of Dokdonia sp. PRO95 DNA:
- a CDS encoding thioredoxin family protein, translating into MTRKAFIILSSLIVLMATAVSAQDFSFGISEVTVDPVQWAGSVEKKSDTEYILNYEATIEEGWYIYAQKSPAGIPFNFEFLQKDAGVSREKFAQESETKTAFDEIFEEDVIKYVGQNPVLSMPITLTDKSITIVKSVINYQVCKEVCIPQDFYIAHNLKTGKAKVFTDYNEFEKYGATPAQKDKGDSDDDYEDDESTSNKGLWTVFFLSFLGGLAALFTPCVFPMIPMTVSYFTKQSKSRAAGIRNAIIYGISIIIIYVVIGLTVTAIFGATAIVEVSTSVTFNLVFFVLLVVFAISFFGAFEIMLPQKWANKIDRKADRGGYLGIFFMALALAIVSFSCTGPIVGVALVQSITEGGITPIISMLGFSSAIALPFALFAMFPGWLNSLPKSGGWLNTVKVVLGFLELGLALKFLSNADLVVDGNYLPREVFLVLLIAIMIGLALYLFGKIKLAHDTEVKHISVGRLLLGILTTAFILYLIPGVWGAPLKLISGFPPPMNYSESPYGIGGQNTLSNSSEEFPDNAEIGPHGLLSFTDYEAGMAYARQENKPVLLDFTGKACVNCRRMEELVWSKPEVLNLLKNDVVLISLYGDSQEELPKEEQGVSASGRRIKTVGNKWSNFQIERYNIVAAPYYVMLDHDETLLNKPVGYTPNAKKYEKWLEKAIITFNNQ; encoded by the coding sequence ATGACGCGTAAAGCATTCATAATATTAAGTTCGCTTATAGTACTTATGGCGACTGCTGTAAGTGCACAAGATTTTAGTTTTGGTATTTCTGAAGTTACCGTGGATCCAGTACAGTGGGCAGGTAGCGTAGAGAAAAAATCTGATACAGAATATATTTTAAACTACGAGGCCACCATAGAAGAGGGATGGTATATTTATGCTCAAAAATCGCCAGCTGGTATTCCGTTTAATTTTGAGTTTTTACAAAAGGATGCAGGAGTTTCCCGCGAGAAGTTTGCACAAGAGAGTGAGACAAAGACAGCCTTTGATGAGATTTTTGAAGAAGATGTCATAAAGTATGTAGGGCAGAATCCTGTGCTCTCTATGCCTATTACACTTACAGATAAAAGTATAACCATTGTCAAATCGGTTATAAACTATCAGGTCTGTAAAGAGGTGTGTATTCCTCAAGACTTTTATATTGCTCACAACTTAAAAACTGGCAAGGCAAAAGTCTTTACAGATTATAATGAGTTTGAAAAGTATGGTGCTACTCCCGCACAAAAGGATAAAGGCGATAGCGATGATGATTATGAAGACGATGAAAGCACAAGCAACAAAGGGCTGTGGACGGTCTTCTTCTTATCCTTTTTAGGAGGTCTGGCAGCATTATTTACACCTTGTGTATTCCCTATGATCCCTATGACGGTGAGTTACTTTACAAAACAAAGTAAATCTAGAGCAGCTGGTATACGTAACGCCATTATTTACGGTATCTCTATCATTATTATATATGTGGTCATAGGTCTTACGGTCACGGCAATTTTTGGTGCGACTGCAATTGTTGAGGTGTCTACGAGCGTTACTTTTAATTTAGTATTCTTTGTATTACTTGTAGTGTTTGCTATTTCATTTTTTGGAGCATTTGAGATTATGCTTCCTCAAAAATGGGCAAATAAGATAGATCGTAAAGCAGATAGAGGTGGTTACCTAGGTATCTTTTTTATGGCGCTTGCACTTGCTATTGTTTCTTTTAGCTGTACGGGACCTATAGTAGGTGTCGCTTTAGTGCAGTCTATAACAGAGGGTGGTATCACACCTATCATAAGTATGCTAGGTTTCTCTAGTGCGATTGCCTTGCCATTTGCACTATTTGCAATGTTTCCAGGGTGGTTAAATAGTTTGCCAAAATCTGGCGGATGGCTCAACACAGTAAAGGTAGTTCTAGGATTTTTAGAACTAGGGCTAGCACTCAAATTCTTATCAAATGCAGATCTTGTAGTAGATGGTAATTACTTGCCTAGAGAAGTATTTTTAGTACTCTTAATTGCGATAATGATAGGCCTTGCCTTGTACTTATTTGGAAAAATTAAACTAGCACACGATACAGAAGTAAAACATATCTCGGTAGGTCGCTTGCTACTAGGTATACTCACAACGGCATTTATTCTTTATCTCATACCAGGTGTCTGGGGTGCTCCACTTAAACTTATAAGCGGCTTCCCGCCACCTATGAATTATAGCGAGTCGCCTTACGGTATAGGAGGACAAAACACACTGTCTAACTCGTCTGAGGAGTTTCCGGATAATGCAGAGATAGGTCCTCACGGATTATTATCCTTTACAGATTATGAAGCAGGTATGGCTTATGCGCGTCAAGAAAATAAACCTGTTTTACTTGACTTTACAGGTAAGGCGTGTGTAAATTGTCGTCGTATGGAGGAGCTTGTGTGGTCTAAGCCTGAGGTGCTTAACTTGCTAAAGAACGATGTTGTGCTTATCTCTCTCTATGGAGACTCACAAGAGGAGTTACCAAAAGAGGAGCAAGGCGTGAGTGCATCTGGTCGTCGTATTAAAACGGTAGGTAATAAGTGGAGCAACTTCCAGATAGAGCGTTATAATATTGTTGCGGCGCCTTATTACGTAATGCTAGATCACGACGAAACACTCCTAAATAAACCTGTTGGGTACACACCTAATGCAAAAAAATATGAAAAGTGGCTAGAAAAAGCCATCATAACTTTTAACAATCAATAA
- a CDS encoding carboxyl transferase domain-containing protein gives MDLKFNKNEDHNKLLLSEMRNRLAEVKLGGGQKRIDKHKAKGKMTARERIDYLVDNPKKCIEIAAFAGEGMYEEHGGCPSGGVVVKIGYVSGKQCLIVANDATVKAGAWFPITGKKNLRAQEIAMENKLPIIYLVDSAGVYLPMQDEIFPDKEHFGRIFRNNAVMSSMGITQISAVMGSCVAGGAYLPIMSDEALIVDKTGSIFLAGSYLVKAAIGESIDNETLGGATTHCEISGVTDYKSKDDKDALDTIKKLMGKIGDYTKAGYNRIEPAKPAKDPEELFGILPASRADQYDMRDIIDRLVDNSEFDEYKEGYGQSILTGYARINGWAVGIVANQRKLVKTKKGEMQFGGVIYSDSADKATRFIANCNQKKIPLVFLQDVTGFMVGSKSEHGGIIKDGAKMVNAVSNSVVPKFTIVIGNSYGAGNYAMCGKAYDPRLIVAWPSAELAVMSGNSAAKVLLQIETASLKKQGKEITPEVEKELFDRIKSRYDDQVSPYYAASRIWTDGIIDPRDTRKWISMGIEAADHAPIEKPFNLGVIQV, from the coding sequence ATGGATTTAAAATTCAATAAAAACGAAGATCATAATAAGCTACTCTTATCAGAGATGAGAAACCGCCTTGCCGAAGTAAAACTAGGTGGTGGGCAAAAACGTATAGATAAACATAAGGCTAAGGGTAAAATGACTGCCCGAGAGCGCATAGATTACCTAGTAGACAACCCAAAAAAGTGTATTGAGATTGCCGCTTTTGCTGGAGAAGGGATGTATGAAGAACACGGCGGATGCCCTTCTGGTGGTGTGGTTGTAAAAATAGGATACGTATCTGGTAAGCAATGTCTCATCGTTGCAAATGATGCTACTGTTAAGGCCGGAGCCTGGTTCCCTATCACAGGAAAGAAAAATCTAAGAGCACAAGAAATCGCTATGGAAAATAAACTACCTATCATCTACCTAGTAGATAGCGCAGGTGTTTATCTCCCTATGCAAGATGAGATTTTTCCAGATAAGGAGCACTTTGGACGCATCTTCCGTAACAATGCGGTGATGAGTAGTATGGGTATCACACAGATTTCTGCAGTAATGGGAAGTTGTGTTGCTGGTGGTGCATACTTACCTATTATGAGTGATGAAGCGCTTATAGTAGATAAAACGGGAAGTATTTTCCTTGCGGGAAGCTACCTTGTAAAAGCAGCAATAGGTGAATCTATAGATAATGAGACACTAGGAGGTGCCACTACACACTGTGAGATTTCTGGTGTAACAGATTATAAATCTAAAGATGACAAGGACGCTCTTGATACCATTAAAAAATTGATGGGAAAAATAGGCGATTATACAAAAGCAGGTTATAACCGTATTGAACCTGCAAAGCCTGCTAAGGATCCAGAAGAACTTTTTGGCATCCTGCCTGCCTCTCGTGCAGATCAATATGATATGCGAGACATTATAGACAGACTGGTAGACAACTCTGAGTTTGATGAGTACAAGGAAGGCTACGGGCAATCTATACTTACGGGTTATGCTCGCATTAATGGATGGGCAGTAGGTATCGTTGCAAACCAGCGCAAGCTTGTAAAAACTAAAAAAGGCGAAATGCAGTTTGGTGGAGTGATCTACTCAGACAGTGCAGATAAAGCGACGCGCTTTATAGCCAACTGTAACCAGAAAAAAATACCGCTTGTATTCTTACAAGATGTAACTGGCTTTATGGTAGGTAGTAAAAGTGAGCACGGAGGTATTATAAAAGACGGAGCAAAAATGGTAAATGCTGTTTCAAACTCGGTGGTGCCTAAGTTTACTATTGTTATAGGAAACTCTTACGGAGCAGGAAACTATGCAATGTGTGGTAAAGCTTACGACCCAAGGCTTATAGTAGCCTGGCCTAGTGCAGAGCTTGCAGTGATGTCTGGTAATAGTGCTGCAAAAGTATTACTACAAATAGAAACTGCCTCGCTCAAAAAGCAAGGAAAAGAAATTACACCAGAGGTAGAAAAAGAACTTTTTGACCGTATTAAGTCTCGTTATGATGATCAAGTATCACCATACTACGCAGCATCAAGAATCTGGACAGATGGCATTATAGACCCACGAGATACACGTAAGTGGATCTCAATGGGTATCGAAGCCGCAGACCACGCTCCTATCGAGAAGCCCTTTAATCTTGGGGTGATTCAAGTGTAA
- a CDS encoding cytochrome c oxidase assembly factor Coa1 family protein: MPYNNELITKKPWLHRNWKWFVPTTLIIVCFTLFIMAAGDFINAMGTAMADPELIKKAREEAERNKEVTTYFGSPLQIGNIIDGDVLIDDKAKTIRITVPLKGNKGSGKIDIYAHLAEEKWQHDSIDVRLKKPEKRTFKVLR; the protein is encoded by the coding sequence ATGCCTTATAACAACGAACTCATTACAAAAAAGCCTTGGCTACATCGCAACTGGAAGTGGTTTGTACCCACCACTCTTATCATTGTTTGTTTTACACTATTCATTATGGCTGCTGGTGATTTTATAAACGCAATGGGAACTGCAATGGCAGATCCAGAACTTATTAAGAAAGCTAGAGAAGAAGCAGAAAGAAACAAGGAGGTAACGACCTACTTTGGATCACCGTTACAAATAGGCAATATTATAGATGGTGATGTTCTCATAGATGATAAAGCAAAAACCATACGCATTACTGTCCCTCTTAAAGGAAACAAAGGTTCAGGCAAGATTGATATTTATGCACATCTTGCTGAAGAAAAATGGCAGCACGACTCTATAGATGTTCGTCTTAAAAAACCAGAAAAGCGCACCTTTAAGGTATTGCGATAA
- a CDS encoding CAL67264 family membrane protein, with protein sequence MGMNKNTVLAWATFIMILVGLGLIALGVFKYTDVAGWGFASVGVGFFAIAWVFNALKGRV encoded by the coding sequence ATGGGTATGAATAAAAATACCGTTTTGGCGTGGGCCACTTTTATAATGATTTTAGTAGGTTTAGGACTTATTGCTCTAGGCGTTTTTAAATATACCGATGTTGCCGGATGGGGCTTTGCCTCTGTAGGTGTTGGATTCTTTGCCATTGCTTGGGTATTTAATGCCCTTAAGGGTCGTGTATAA
- the tilS gene encoding tRNA lysidine(34) synthetase TilS — MLEDFKHHIAQDLPFLLDSKILVTVSGGLDSMLLLLLCRQAGLTIRVAHCNFNLRGVESDGDQAFVESYCKRHNIPIYIKSFDTSAYAKIEKTSTQIAARELRYQWFKELSATEGLDYILTAHHLNDELETFLINLGRGTGVKGLTGIPEINGRVVRPLLPFSRKRIKAYALHEKLAWREDSSNATDNYVRNHLRHHAIPSMVAAQPATLQGLQTTQQHLRQTDKLLAIYTASLRKAYVTTQDGLQVINVQALKKHEEPQAVLYQLLQPYNFTAWSDVYELLDAQSGKQIFSETHRLLKDRDVLLLTENAVAQPTTYTWESGVSKIEGDFGTLRLETSDTFESTSRKEIVVDATKLTFPLTIRKWEEGDFFYPFGMKGKKKLSKYLKDEKVSLIAKEHVWLLCNGKDIVWVIGHRADDRFKVADDTQKMIKFTTI; from the coding sequence ATGCTTGAGGATTTTAAGCACCATATCGCACAAGATTTACCATTTCTTCTTGATAGTAAGATACTCGTCACAGTAAGTGGTGGGCTTGATAGTATGCTCTTATTGTTACTGTGTCGTCAGGCAGGCCTTACGATACGTGTAGCACACTGCAATTTTAATTTAAGAGGAGTAGAGAGTGATGGTGATCAAGCTTTTGTAGAAAGCTATTGCAAGCGCCATAACATTCCTATTTACATAAAGAGTTTTGATACTTCCGCTTACGCGAAAATTGAAAAAACATCAACTCAGATCGCCGCAAGAGAGCTGCGTTATCAGTGGTTTAAAGAACTTTCGGCTACCGAAGGTTTGGATTATATCTTAACTGCCCATCATCTCAATGATGAGTTAGAAACTTTTCTCATAAACTTAGGTCGCGGTACGGGCGTTAAAGGTCTTACTGGCATCCCGGAAATAAACGGACGGGTTGTGAGACCGCTGTTGCCTTTTTCGCGAAAGCGTATAAAAGCGTATGCATTACATGAAAAACTAGCGTGGCGTGAGGATAGCAGTAATGCAACAGATAACTACGTGCGCAACCACTTGAGGCATCACGCTATACCGAGTATGGTGGCAGCGCAACCAGCTACTTTGCAGGGTTTACAGACCACGCAGCAACATCTACGTCAAACAGATAAGTTACTAGCAATCTACACAGCGTCTTTAAGGAAAGCGTATGTGACAACACAAGATGGACTACAAGTAATAAACGTACAAGCGCTAAAGAAACACGAGGAACCACAGGCGGTTTTATACCAGTTACTACAGCCTTATAATTTTACAGCGTGGAGTGATGTTTATGAGCTGCTTGATGCACAATCTGGTAAGCAAATATTTTCTGAAACGCATCGTTTACTAAAAGATAGAGACGTGCTATTACTTACAGAAAATGCCGTTGCACAACCTACAACTTATACCTGGGAATCTGGTGTGAGTAAGATAGAAGGTGACTTTGGTACATTAAGGCTTGAGACAAGTGATACATTTGAGAGCACCTCAAGAAAGGAGATAGTGGTAGATGCGACAAAGTTGACATTTCCGCTCACGATAAGGAAGTGGGAAGAAGGTGATTTTTTCTATCCTTTTGGGATGAAAGGAAAAAAGAAGTTGAGTAAGTATTTAAAAGATGAAAAGGTATCTTTGATAGCAAAGGAGCACGTGTGGCTGCTTTGTAATGGTAAAGATATTGTGTGGGTAATAGGTCACAGAGCAGATGACCGCTTTAAGGTAGCTGATGACACACAAAAAATGATAAAATTTACAACTATATGA
- a CDS encoding alanine/glycine:cation symporter family protein, translating to MQAQPSFYDQANEFIADFSSAMWGIPLVCLLIGGGLFLLIYSRFLPFRYLGHAVAVLRGKYDGENDEGEITHFQALTTALSATVGMGNIAGVAVAIAIGGPGAVFWMWMSAIVGMATKFFTGSLAIMYRGKDSEGKTQGGPMYFITEGMGKAWKPLAVIFSIAGLVGALPVFNVNQLTQAVNDILLVPQGVEVGFTSNLIIGLVLVAITSVVILGGLDRISKTASRLVPAMVFIYFVAVMAILFVNIDVVPKYLSLIFTDAFSADFYTGDKLLGGVVGGLILLGIKRGAFSNEAGVGTAPMAHGAAKTAQPIREGLVAMLGPAIDTIVVCTLTALAILVTDVWQTTDANGVTLTASAFAKALSPAGKYILLLCIAVFSISSLFSYSYYGTKCLSFLFGAHNKKYYNIAYIASILIGATTSLSMMINLIDGFFAIMAIPTMIATLYLAPRVMKEARRYFKELG from the coding sequence ATGCAAGCACAACCCTCATTTTACGATCAGGCTAATGAATTTATAGCAGATTTTTCTAGCGCTATGTGGGGAATCCCGCTCGTTTGCTTACTTATAGGTGGCGGTCTGTTTTTACTCATCTATTCGAGATTTTTGCCATTTAGATATCTAGGTCACGCTGTTGCAGTCTTGCGAGGAAAGTACGATGGAGAAAATGATGAAGGAGAGATCACACACTTTCAGGCGCTCACTACAGCGCTTAGTGCAACCGTAGGTATGGGTAACATCGCAGGTGTGGCAGTAGCGATTGCTATAGGAGGTCCAGGTGCTGTTTTCTGGATGTGGATGAGTGCCATTGTGGGTATGGCAACAAAGTTTTTTACAGGCTCACTTGCCATAATGTATAGAGGTAAAGATAGTGAGGGCAAAACACAGGGAGGACCTATGTATTTTATCACAGAAGGAATGGGTAAAGCTTGGAAACCGCTTGCCGTAATCTTCAGCATTGCGGGACTCGTGGGAGCATTGCCGGTTTTTAATGTAAACCAACTCACGCAGGCGGTAAATGATATATTGCTCGTACCTCAGGGTGTTGAGGTGGGTTTTACCTCTAACTTGATTATCGGGCTTGTGCTTGTTGCTATCACATCAGTTGTCATACTTGGCGGACTCGATCGTATTTCTAAAACTGCGTCAAGACTGGTACCGGCGATGGTCTTTATTTACTTTGTAGCAGTAATGGCTATACTCTTTGTAAACATAGATGTCGTTCCTAAATATTTGAGTCTCATATTTACAGATGCCTTCTCTGCCGATTTTTATACAGGAGATAAACTGCTGGGTGGCGTGGTAGGTGGTCTCATATTACTCGGTATTAAACGTGGTGCTTTTTCAAACGAGGCTGGTGTAGGTACGGCACCTATGGCGCACGGCGCTGCAAAAACTGCACAACCCATACGTGAAGGACTGGTGGCAATGCTAGGCCCTGCAATAGATACCATTGTGGTGTGTACACTTACTGCGCTTGCAATTTTGGTAACAGACGTGTGGCAAACGACAGATGCAAATGGAGTTACGCTTACGGCTTCCGCTTTCGCGAAAGCTTTATCACCCGCAGGGAAATACATATTACTATTGTGCATTGCCGTTTTTAGTATCTCATCGCTTTTCTCATATAGTTACTACGGGACTAAGTGCTTGAGTTTCCTTTTTGGAGCGCATAATAAGAAGTATTATAACATCGCTTACATCGCGAGTATCTTGATAGGAGCAACCACATCACTTAGTATGATGATTAACTTGATAGACGGATTTTTTGCCATAATGGCAATACCAACAATGATTGCAACCTTGTATCTCGCACCAAGAGTGATGAAGGAAGCGAGGAGGTATTTTAAGGAGTTGGGTTAA
- a CDS encoding DNA topoisomerase IB yields MTLTASQIENILRNPEETAAAANLIYVSDADLNIRRKKKKKNFHYYFNDKPLKDKKELERINNLVIPPNWEKVRIAYPPNGHLQVVGRDAKNRKVYRYHDLWSKIRNQTKFYKLANFGNALPSIRERIDEDLDAPEMSKRKVLALVLRLMEETHIRIGNDYYAKRNKTYGLSTLRTRHVTTTKEKICFEFVGKKGKKHNITLRNKKLAKLVNRCEEIPGWELFQFYDANGEKHRVDSTMVNDYIHELSGDLFSAKDFRTWGATKTFFETVHDLGYTEDEKENKANILTAFDAAAEALGNTRNVCRKYYVHPQIVDAYESGSIVAEFKKVDAHQGARPFFTETEEVLLQMISKFELDFSK; encoded by the coding sequence ATGACACTCACCGCCAGCCAAATCGAGAACATACTGAGAAACCCAGAGGAAACTGCAGCTGCAGCAAATCTCATTTACGTCTCTGATGCAGACCTCAACATAAGAAGGAAAAAGAAGAAGAAAAACTTTCACTATTACTTTAATGATAAGCCTCTTAAGGACAAAAAGGAATTAGAGCGCATCAATAATCTTGTGATACCGCCTAACTGGGAGAAAGTGCGCATTGCATATCCTCCTAACGGACATTTACAAGTGGTAGGTCGCGATGCTAAAAACAGAAAAGTATACCGCTATCACGACCTATGGTCAAAAATTAGAAACCAAACTAAGTTTTATAAACTAGCCAATTTTGGAAATGCACTGCCTAGCATACGCGAGCGCATAGATGAGGATCTTGACGCTCCAGAGATGTCAAAACGCAAGGTGCTTGCACTTGTCCTCAGGCTTATGGAAGAAACCCACATACGTATAGGTAACGACTACTACGCAAAGCGCAATAAAACCTACGGCCTCTCTACCTTACGCACCCGACACGTGACAACTACCAAGGAAAAAATCTGCTTTGAGTTTGTGGGTAAAAAAGGCAAAAAGCACAACATCACCCTACGCAATAAGAAACTGGCAAAACTTGTAAACCGTTGTGAGGAAATACCTGGCTGGGAGTTATTCCAATTTTATGATGCAAATGGCGAAAAGCACCGCGTAGATAGCACGATGGTAAACGATTACATACACGAGCTGAGTGGAGACTTATTTTCGGCAAAAGATTTTAGAACTTGGGGAGCTACAAAAACTTTTTTTGAAACCGTGCACGACCTAGGCTACACAGAAGACGAAAAAGAAAACAAAGCAAACATACTCACCGCCTTTGATGCCGCTGCAGAGGCTCTAGGTAACACACGCAATGTATGTCGCAAGTACTATGTGCATCCTCAAATAGTAGATGCCTATGAGTCTGGATCTATCGTCGCTGAGTTTAAAAAGGTAGATGCTCATCAAGGAGCAAGGCCATTCTTTACAGAAACTGAGGAGGTATTACTGCAAATGATTTCAAAGTTTGAATTAGACTTTAGTAAGTGA